Proteins encoded by one window of Catharus ustulatus isolate bCatUst1 chromosome Z, bCatUst1.pri.v2, whole genome shotgun sequence:
- the HEXB gene encoding beta-hexosaminidase subunit beta, which translates to MGRTMGLAGLVLGLVVVPAVLVSTNLRHGGLRAEAEPEPPGWELVADPVPEDSLWPLPQWVRTYPRQLQLAPSRFQMVHGAGSSAGPGCGLLQDAFRRYYEYMFGHSRRRTWGRRPLAARGEPELFQLQVVIEAGDPGCDGHPHLSSSEAYHLTVTEPVAVLKASEVWGALRGLETFSQLVHEDDYGSFLVNESEINDFPRFAHRGVLLDTSRHYLPLKSILTNLDAMAFNKFNVLHWHIVDDQSFPYQSIYFPELSDKGAYSSNLIYTPTDVRLVIEYARLRGIRVIPEFDTPGHTQSWGKGQKDLLTPCYNGGQPSGSFGPINPVWNTTYDFMAKFLKEISSVFPDEFIHLGGDEVDFTCWKSNPEVKEFMKKQGFGTDYAKLESYYVQNILDIVSSYNKGQMVWQEVFDHKAQLKPDTVVQVWMANNYAHELSRVTGAGLTAVLSAPWYLDYISYGQDWKKYYTVEPLNFPGSEKQKKLLIGGEACLWGEFVDATNLTPRLWPRASAVGERLWSSSNVTNLQDAYKRLTNHRCRMLRRGIAAEPVFVGYCAHEARGP; encoded by the exons ATGGGCAGAACCATGGGGCTAGCTGGGCTGGTGCTTGGGCTCGTCGTGGTGCCCGCCGTGCTGGTGAGCACCAACCTCCGCCACGGCGGCCTGCGGGCCGAGGCCGAGCCAGAGCCGCCCGGctgggagctggtggcagaCCCCGTCCCCGAGGACTCGCTGTGGCCGCTGCCGCAGTGGGTCCGCACGTACCCTCGCCAGCTGCAGCTAGCGCCCAGCCGCTTCCAGATGGTGCACGGCGCCGGCTcctcggcggggccgggctgcggGCTGCTGCAGGACGCCTTCCGCAG GTACTACGAGTACATGTTCGGGCATTCCCGGCGGCGGACGTGGGGCCGCAGGCCGCTGGCTGCCCGAGGGGAGCCCgagctgttccagctgcaggtgGTGATCGAGGCGGGGGACCCTGGCTGTGACGGGCACCCGCACCTCAGCTCCAGCGAGGCCT acCATTTAACTGTAACTGAGCCTGTGGCTGTACTGAAAGCTTCTGAGGTGTGGGGTGCTTTAAGAG gtttggaaaCCTTCAGCCAGTTGGTTCATGAAGATGACTATGGAAGT TTTCTTGTCAATGAATCTGAAATCAATGACTTCCCAAGATTTGCTCATAGAGGAGTCTTATTAGATACTTCAAGGCATTATTTACCATTGAAATCTATTCTTACAAACCTG GATGCCATGGCTTTTAATAAGTTCAATGTTCTCCACTGGCATATAGTAGATGATCAGTCCTTCCCTTACCAGAGCATTTATTTCCCTGAATTAAGTGATAAG GGGGCATACTCCTCTAATCTCATCTATACTCCTACTGATGTCCGTCTGGTGATTGAGTATGCCCGGTTAAGAGGCATCAGAGTTATCCCAGAGTTTGATACACCAGGACATACACAATCTTGGGGAAAAG GTCAAAAAGATCTTCTCACTCCTTGTTACAATGGAGGACAGCCATCTGGGTCCTTTGGACCTATAAATCCTGTTTGGAATACAACTTATGACTTCATGGCTAAGTTCTTAAAAGAGATCAGCAGTGTATTTCCAGATGAATTCATTCATTTGGGAGGAGATGAAGTGGACTTCACTTGTTG GAAATCTAACCCTGAAGTGAAAGAGTTCATGAAGAAGCAAGGATTCGGCACTGACTATGCTAAACTGGAATCTTACTATGTTCAGAa CATTTTGGACATTGTTTCCTCCTACAACAAAGGACAAATGGTCTGGCAAGAAGTGTTTGATCACAAAGCACAG CTGAAACCAGACACCGTAGTTCAAGTGTGGATGGCAAATAACTACGCTCATGAACTGAGCAGAGTCACTGGAGCTGGGCTCACTGCTGTCCTGTCAGCACCCTGGTACTTAGACTACATTAGTTATGGGCAAGACTGGAAGAAATACTACACTGTTGAACCGCTTAACTTCCCTg gatctgaaaaacagaagaaacttcTAATAGGTGGAGAAGCCTGCCTGTGGGGGGAATTTGTGGATGCAACTAACCTGACACCAAGATTATG GCCTCGAGCAAGTGCTGTTGGGGAAAGACTCTGGAGTAGCAGCAATGTGACCAACTTGCAGGATGCCTACAAAAGGCTAACTAATCATCGATGCCGCATGCTCCG